A genome region from Microcella alkaliphila includes the following:
- a CDS encoding gamma-glutamyl-gamma-aminobutyrate hydrolase family protein, with product MAALIGLSSYMEQAAMGLWDRPAAVLPRVYSDCVVGTGAAFVALPPQPPTPDAVSRVLDAIDGLIVTGGKDVDARLYGQEPHPENDVPRPDRDQWEIALVRGAIERDLPFLGICRGLQILNVALGGTLIQHLPDVIGSNRYSYGNAVFADNPAITEPGSRLASIVGERLTVKSYHHQAIDRVADGLTVSARGDDGVIQGVDIDGMTFGVAVQWHPEESPDDLRLFAALVDAADA from the coding sequence ATGGCGGCGCTGATCGGCCTCAGCTCGTACATGGAGCAGGCCGCCATGGGGCTGTGGGACCGTCCCGCGGCCGTTCTGCCGCGCGTCTACTCCGATTGCGTCGTCGGCACGGGGGCGGCGTTCGTTGCGCTGCCGCCGCAGCCCCCGACGCCGGATGCTGTCTCTCGTGTCCTCGACGCCATCGACGGCCTCATCGTCACCGGCGGAAAAGACGTGGATGCTCGCCTCTACGGCCAGGAACCGCATCCGGAGAACGACGTCCCGCGGCCCGACCGCGACCAGTGGGAGATCGCGCTCGTGCGCGGCGCGATCGAGCGCGATCTGCCGTTCCTCGGCATCTGCCGCGGACTGCAGATCCTGAACGTGGCGCTCGGCGGCACGCTCATTCAGCACCTGCCCGACGTGATCGGCTCGAACCGCTACAGCTACGGGAATGCCGTGTTTGCGGACAACCCGGCGATCACCGAGCCGGGGTCGCGTCTTGCGTCCATCGTGGGGGAGCGCCTCACGGTGAAGAGCTACCACCACCAGGCGATCGACCGCGTGGCCGACGGCCTCACGGTCAGTGCCCGCGGTGACGACGGCGTCATTCAGGGCGTCGACATCGACGGCATGACCTTCGGGGTGGCCGTGCAGTGGCACCCGGAGGAGTCGCCCGACGACCTGCGGCTATTCGCGGCCCTCGTCGACGCTGCCGACGCCTGA
- a CDS encoding APC family permease — MSDQPTPISSPSRGAHVADGTSSTSGGHALKRGRIGVIGIVFFVVAASAPLIGMTGAVPVAMVLGNGAAVPGAYLAVGLTLLLFTVGYAAMSRTMTNTGAFFAYVGKGLGVNAGVASAFTAVVAYVTIQLAIYGFFGAVMGGTMAELGIELPWYVWSLIGWVLVTGLSLLSVDIGAKVLGVLLTLEILVLLIVGIASLGSGGPEGIDIAASFSPVAVLAGGFAGTAGIALAFAFASFIGFEATAIYGEESKDPKRTVPVATYVAIAVISVLFAIVSFGVVTGLGASGVVDEVLERSNGLEAPEGVLFSLAEQYVGGWLILPMAVLVITSLFAGLLAFQNAAARYFFAMGRGGVLPKRLAATNGQGAPVGGVIVVSALAALVMVIFAATGLDPVLNLFFWMSSITVIAIVTVEILVSIAVIRHFVKRGDGGLWSTKIAPALSAVVLALGLYLLMSRFNLLAGTAPADVDPSLPESAWLLNPLGWFLVLVPFIALVVGFGVSAARPKNEQLVKDFAS; from the coding sequence ATGTCCGATCAACCCACCCCCATCTCGTCCCCGTCCCGGGGCGCCCACGTTGCTGACGGCACAAGCAGCACCTCCGGCGGCCACGCCCTGAAGCGCGGCCGCATCGGCGTCATCGGAATCGTCTTCTTCGTCGTCGCGGCCTCCGCGCCGCTCATCGGCATGACCGGCGCCGTGCCGGTCGCCATGGTGCTCGGCAACGGCGCCGCCGTCCCCGGCGCCTACCTCGCCGTCGGCCTGACCCTGCTGCTGTTCACGGTCGGCTACGCCGCCATGAGCCGTACCATGACCAACACGGGCGCCTTCTTCGCCTACGTCGGCAAGGGGCTCGGCGTCAACGCGGGCGTCGCCAGCGCGTTCACCGCCGTCGTCGCGTACGTCACCATCCAGCTCGCCATCTACGGTTTCTTCGGCGCCGTCATGGGCGGCACGATGGCCGAGCTCGGCATCGAGTTGCCCTGGTACGTGTGGTCGCTGATCGGCTGGGTTCTCGTCACCGGCCTGTCGCTGCTCAGCGTCGATATCGGTGCCAAGGTGCTGGGGGTGCTCCTGACGCTCGAGATCCTCGTGCTGCTGATCGTCGGTATCGCCTCTCTCGGCAGCGGCGGCCCCGAGGGCATCGACATCGCCGCCTCCTTCAGCCCCGTCGCCGTGCTCGCGGGCGGCTTCGCCGGAACCGCCGGGATCGCGCTGGCCTTCGCCTTCGCGAGCTTCATCGGATTCGAGGCCACCGCCATCTACGGCGAGGAGTCGAAAGACCCGAAGCGCACCGTGCCGGTGGCGACCTATGTTGCCATCGCCGTCATCAGTGTCCTATTCGCGATCGTGTCGTTCGGCGTGGTCACGGGCCTCGGCGCGAGCGGTGTCGTCGACGAGGTGCTTGAGCGCTCGAACGGCCTCGAGGCTCCCGAGGGCGTGCTGTTCAGCCTCGCCGAGCAGTACGTCGGCGGCTGGCTGATCCTGCCAATGGCAGTTCTCGTCATCACGAGCCTCTTCGCCGGCCTCCTCGCCTTCCAGAACGCCGCCGCGCGGTACTTCTTCGCGATGGGGCGCGGTGGCGTGCTGCCGAAGCGCCTCGCGGCGACCAACGGCCAGGGAGCCCCCGTCGGCGGCGTCATCGTCGTCTCGGCGCTCGCGGCGCTCGTCATGGTCATCTTCGCGGCGACGGGCCTCGACCCCGTGCTCAACCTGTTCTTCTGGATGAGCTCGATCACGGTGATCGCGATCGTCACGGTCGAGATCCTCGTGAGCATCGCGGTCATCCGGCACTTCGTGAAGCGGGGCGACGGCGGCCTGTGGTCGACGAAGATTGCCCCCGCCCTCAGTGCCGTCGTGCTCGCGCTCGGTCTGTACCTGCTGATGTCGCGTTTCAACCTGCTCGCCGGTACGGCCCCGGCCGACGTCGACCCGTCCCTGCCCGAGAGCGCGTGGCTGCTCAACCCGCTCGGCTGGTTCCTCGTGCTGGTGCCGTTCATCGCGCTCGTGGTCGGTTTCGGCGTCTCGGCGGCCCGCCCGAAGAACGAGCAGCTCGTGAAGGACTTCGCGAGCTAA
- a CDS encoding ATP-dependent helicase: protein MTTVTADRLLAQLDDRQREVAEALIGPVCVLAGAGTGKTRAITHRIAYGVSTGAYDPRRVMALTFTTRAAGELLGRLRALGAEGVAARTFHSAALRQLAYFWPTVVGGSPPRVLDGKGPLLGQAAQSLRISVDTAALRDLAAEIEWRKVSRLSIEQYATRAPSRSMPGGLTVEQVVDLQRRYEDVKDERRQIDFEDVLLATAGMLENEPRVAEQVREQYRFFVVDEYQDVSPLQHDLLMLWLGGRRELCVVGDASQTIYSFTGATSDYLVRFGTEFPEAAIVRLEDNYRSTPAIVDTANRLMRGRPGALTLRAATPGADGDNRVEGTRAHGVAPSIRGHADDAAEAAYVAEQVAQRIADGAAPESIAVLYRINTQSIALEAALRRQGIPVQSRANSRYFDQPEVRQALMLLRGASVAVGDEPLFKSVSDVLRGLGWRQDPPTGGGAERARWDALNALLALAEEAPAGTTLAQFVDELRARAEQQHAPTISAVTLSTLHAAKGLEWDHVHIVGLSEGLVPISYAGTDLAAIDEERRLLYVGVTRARRTLDLSWAATGANSRGERAPSRFLAELSPPRSASRR from the coding sequence ATGACGACCGTCACGGCAGACCGGCTGCTCGCCCAGCTCGACGACCGACAACGGGAAGTCGCCGAGGCTCTCATCGGTCCCGTCTGCGTGCTCGCGGGCGCCGGCACCGGCAAGACCCGCGCGATCACCCACCGCATCGCCTACGGCGTATCGACGGGGGCGTACGACCCGCGTCGCGTGATGGCGCTCACCTTCACGACCCGCGCGGCCGGTGAACTGCTCGGTCGGTTGCGCGCGCTCGGCGCCGAGGGGGTCGCTGCCCGCACCTTCCACTCGGCGGCGCTGCGCCAACTGGCCTACTTCTGGCCGACGGTCGTCGGCGGCTCCCCGCCCCGCGTGCTCGACGGTAAGGGCCCGCTGCTCGGCCAGGCCGCGCAGTCGTTGCGCATCAGCGTCGACACCGCCGCCCTGCGCGATCTCGCCGCCGAGATCGAGTGGCGCAAGGTTAGCCGGCTGTCGATCGAGCAGTACGCGACCCGGGCGCCGAGCCGCAGCATGCCGGGCGGCCTCACGGTCGAGCAGGTCGTCGACCTCCAACGCCGATACGAAGATGTGAAGGACGAGCGTCGCCAGATCGATTTCGAAGACGTGCTGCTCGCCACCGCCGGGATGCTCGAAAACGAACCGCGGGTCGCCGAGCAGGTTCGCGAGCAGTACCGATTCTTCGTCGTCGACGAGTATCAAGACGTCTCGCCGCTGCAGCACGACCTGCTCATGCTGTGGCTCGGCGGCAGGCGCGAACTGTGTGTCGTCGGCGACGCCTCGCAGACGATCTACTCGTTTACGGGTGCCACGAGCGACTATCTCGTGCGATTCGGCACCGAATTTCCCGAGGCAGCCATCGTGCGGTTGGAAGACAACTACCGGTCGACGCCCGCGATCGTCGACACCGCGAACCGGCTCATGCGCGGTCGGCCCGGCGCCCTGACGTTGCGGGCAGCGACGCCGGGTGCTGATGGCGACAACCGCGTGGAGGGGACGCGGGCGCACGGGGTTGCCCCGAGCATCCGGGGTCACGCCGACGACGCGGCCGAAGCGGCGTACGTCGCCGAGCAGGTCGCTCAGCGCATCGCCGACGGCGCCGCACCGGAATCGATCGCCGTGCTGTACCGCATCAACACCCAGTCGATCGCCCTCGAGGCGGCCTTGCGCCGGCAGGGCATCCCCGTGCAGTCGCGCGCGAACAGTCGATACTTCGACCAGCCCGAGGTTCGCCAGGCGCTCATGCTGTTGCGCGGCGCCTCCGTCGCCGTCGGCGATGAGCCGCTGTTCAAGAGCGTCAGCGACGTGCTCCGGGGTCTCGGCTGGCGGCAGGACCCACCGACCGGCGGCGGGGCCGAACGCGCGCGGTGGGATGCGCTCAACGCGCTGCTGGCGCTCGCCGAGGAGGCGCCCGCCGGAACGACCCTCGCCCAGTTCGTCGACGAGCTGCGCGCCCGCGCCGAGCAGCAGCACGCGCCCACGATCTCGGCGGTCACGCTGTCAACCCTGCACGCCGCGAAGGGCCTCGAGTGGGACCACGTTCACATCGTCGGCCTGTCGGAAGGTCTCGTGCCGATCAGCTACGCGGGCACCGACCTGGCGGCAATCGACGAGGAGCGGCGCCTGCTGTACGTGGGCGTAACCCGCGCGCGACGAACGCTCGACCTGTCGTGGGCGGCGACCGGCGCGAACTCGCGCGGAGAGCGCGCGCCGAGCCGCTTCCTCGCGGAGCTCAGCCCGCCGCGATCGGCGTCACGCCGCTGA
- a CDS encoding zinc-dependent metalloprotease, which produces MAENPLGANDDEFRDMMRKFLSGEGDIDPSKLAGAAGLPADPVMMARLMGQLRKAMDSTGDGIDWQNARDEAGRIAAEGSTRTAQLDLDRLRQALSVAALWLDEATGITQLTSEPALLTRAEWAHQTMPVWTELAEPVATSIADSMTRVLAEQVPEELKGMLAGASQMMRQVGGALFALQLGQVVGRLSAEVVSGGDIGIPLLPGRDETDVQAALLPQNVTAFGTDLDIPADQVQLYLSVRELAHARLFRHARWLRAHLISAITDATRGTTIRLERLESLAEGFDPQNLDSLRAALTSGELIEPKTEAQQQALARLETTLALIEGWVDVVTADATTRIPRADAVAETVRRRRASGGPAERAFATLVGLELRPRRLREAAAFWRQVTDAVGTEARDALWAHPDLMPTAADIDDPDARIRSMTDGPAEPDALDKALSDLLAGEGDRPVERGPGEAPDEPPSSDEPTA; this is translated from the coding sequence ATGGCTGAGAACCCCCTCGGGGCGAACGACGACGAATTCCGCGACATGATGCGCAAGTTCCTCTCCGGGGAGGGCGACATCGACCCGTCGAAGCTCGCCGGCGCCGCGGGGTTGCCCGCAGACCCGGTGATGATGGCGCGACTCATGGGCCAGCTGCGCAAGGCCATGGATTCCACGGGCGACGGCATCGACTGGCAAAACGCGCGGGACGAGGCGGGGCGCATCGCTGCCGAAGGCTCGACCCGCACCGCCCAACTCGACCTCGACCGGCTGCGGCAGGCGCTCAGCGTCGCCGCGCTGTGGCTGGACGAGGCGACCGGCATCACCCAGTTGACGAGCGAGCCGGCGCTGCTCACCCGCGCCGAGTGGGCGCACCAGACCATGCCCGTGTGGACCGAGCTCGCCGAGCCGGTCGCGACCTCGATCGCCGACTCGATGACACGGGTGCTCGCCGAACAGGTTCCGGAAGAACTGAAGGGGATGCTCGCTGGCGCCTCCCAGATGATGAGACAGGTCGGCGGCGCCCTCTTCGCGCTGCAGCTCGGTCAGGTCGTCGGGCGACTTTCTGCCGAGGTGGTTTCGGGCGGCGACATCGGAATACCTCTGTTGCCGGGCCGCGACGAAACCGATGTGCAAGCGGCGCTGCTGCCCCAGAACGTGACAGCTTTCGGCACCGACCTCGATATTCCCGCGGACCAGGTGCAGCTCTACCTCTCGGTGCGCGAGCTCGCGCACGCCCGACTGTTCCGGCACGCGCGCTGGCTGCGGGCCCATCTGATCAGCGCCATCACCGATGCAACGCGCGGCACCACGATTCGGCTCGAGCGCCTCGAGTCGCTCGCTGAGGGCTTCGATCCGCAGAACCTCGACAGCCTCCGAGCCGCACTCACCAGCGGAGAGTTGATCGAGCCAAAGACGGAAGCGCAGCAACAGGCGCTCGCCCGCCTGGAGACGACCCTGGCGCTCATCGAGGGCTGGGTCGATGTGGTCACGGCCGACGCGACCACGCGCATCCCCCGCGCCGACGCGGTTGCCGAGACGGTGCGCCGCCGCCGCGCATCCGGCGGCCCCGCCGAGCGCGCCTTCGCCACCCTGGTCGGGCTCGAACTGCGACCGCGACGACTGCGTGAGGCCGCCGCCTTCTGGCGTCAGGTCACCGACGCCGTGGGAACCGAGGCTCGCGACGCCCTCTGGGCGCACCCCGACCTCATGCCGACCGCTGCCGACATCGATGACCCGGATGCGCGCATCCGGTCGATGACGGACGGCCCCGCCGAGCCCGACGCGCTCGACAAGGCGCTCAGCGATCTGCTCGCCGGGGAGGGTGACCGGCCCGTCGAGCGCGGGCCGGGCGAGGCTCCGGACGAGCCGCCGTCGAGCGACGAGCCGACCGCGTAG
- a CDS encoding phosphotransferase, translated as MARTPLTLAALATAAVPGLDVVKAERLGTAGGDADIAVLSARDGRTLIMRLPRTPAGEQQQSAELVALRALSDGVRNRLPFAVHRILGTTIVDGTRAIVTDYLDGAPLQLQRITPGQAASIGRAVAAVHALPTSVVGDVGLPQWRPVDVVREAVATLDRAAATGLVPASLLTRWEAATEDQALWQFTPTVINGSLSAGSLLAVGETVTGMLGWSRLQVGDPARDLFWILGSADPAVPEAALDAYTHARGVNDRQVGKRAAFAAELEVARWLLHGTDQRSTEIVDDAVEMLHALLDRVGGDVMHPLAESVDPERRSGSLTEAIDLADGGLAERSVRESGVGSVDEGRE; from the coding sequence ATGGCCAGGACACCGCTCACTCTCGCCGCGCTCGCCACGGCGGCCGTGCCCGGCCTCGACGTCGTGAAAGCCGAGCGCCTCGGCACTGCCGGCGGGGACGCCGACATCGCCGTGCTGTCGGCGCGCGACGGGCGCACGCTCATCATGCGGCTCCCGCGCACACCGGCCGGCGAGCAGCAGCAGTCGGCCGAGTTGGTCGCCCTGCGCGCCCTGAGCGACGGGGTGCGCAACCGGCTACCGTTCGCCGTGCACCGCATCCTCGGCACCACGATCGTCGACGGCACCCGCGCGATCGTCACCGACTATCTCGACGGCGCTCCCCTGCAGTTGCAGCGGATCACGCCCGGCCAAGCCGCCTCGATCGGGCGGGCCGTCGCCGCCGTGCACGCGCTGCCCACCAGCGTCGTCGGCGATGTGGGACTGCCGCAGTGGCGCCCCGTCGACGTCGTGCGTGAAGCGGTCGCCACCCTCGACCGCGCCGCCGCGACCGGACTCGTACCGGCCTCCCTGCTCACCCGCTGGGAGGCGGCGACGGAAGACCAGGCGCTGTGGCAGTTCACCCCGACTGTTATCAACGGCTCGCTGTCGGCCGGGTCGCTGCTCGCCGTCGGCGAGACCGTCACCGGGATGCTCGGATGGTCACGCCTGCAGGTCGGCGACCCCGCGCGCGACCTGTTCTGGATCCTCGGCTCGGCCGACCCGGCCGTTCCCGAGGCCGCCCTCGACGCCTACACGCACGCCCGCGGCGTCAACGACCGTCAGGTGGGCAAGCGCGCGGCATTCGCCGCCGAGTTGGAGGTGGCTCGCTGGCTACTGCACGGCACCGACCAGCGCTCAACGGAGATCGTCGACGACGCCGTCGAGATGCTGCACGCCCTGCTCGACCGGGTCGGCGGCGACGTGATGCACCCGCTCGCCGAGAGCGTCGACCCGGAACGCCGCAGCGGCAGCCTCACCGAGGCCATCGACCTCGCCGACGGCGGGCTCGCCGAGCGCTCCGTGCGCGAGTCAGGCGTCGGCAGCGTCGACGAGGGCCGCGAATAG
- the nudC gene encoding NAD(+) diphosphatase: MLRSLTGRLPLSRYRIDRDNATRERPHVFDELWADARTRVLALWRGEVLLTPAQEPALEFLTPDRVPSDALRIYLGRTVDDDPDGGIPAGSPIVAVVVDDATGPTLASDMVRWGNPRTFGHQLCDRDAGLAIEALGIANWHASHQFSPRTGNPTEPGRAGWVRIDVGTGREIFPRTDAAIIVGVTDERDRLVLGSNAQWESNRFSLLAGFVEPGESLEAAVVREVFEESGLRVVDPQYVGSQPWPFPASLMLGFRASLDPAQSATLRPDGTEILDLRWFSRDELAASLPDIVLPSRTSIARAIIEDWFGGPLDA; the protein is encoded by the coding sequence GTGCTTCGCTCGCTCACCGGTCGGCTGCCGCTGTCGCGCTACCGCATCGATCGTGACAACGCGACGCGCGAGCGACCGCACGTATTCGATGAACTGTGGGCGGATGCTCGCACGCGCGTCCTTGCGCTGTGGCGCGGAGAGGTGCTGCTGACCCCCGCACAGGAGCCCGCCCTCGAGTTCCTCACGCCCGACCGGGTGCCTTCCGACGCTCTGCGCATCTATCTCGGCCGCACGGTCGACGACGACCCGGACGGCGGGATCCCTGCCGGGTCGCCCATTGTGGCGGTGGTTGTCGACGACGCCACGGGGCCGACGCTTGCCTCCGACATGGTGCGCTGGGGCAACCCCCGCACCTTCGGGCACCAGCTCTGCGACCGCGATGCGGGGCTCGCCATCGAGGCTCTGGGCATCGCCAATTGGCACGCATCGCACCAGTTCTCGCCGCGCACGGGAAACCCGACGGAACCGGGTCGAGCCGGTTGGGTGCGCATTGATGTCGGGACGGGTCGCGAGATCTTTCCCCGCACCGACGCCGCCATCATCGTGGGGGTCACCGACGAGCGTGACCGCCTCGTCCTTGGCTCAAACGCGCAGTGGGAGTCGAATCGGTTCTCGCTGCTCGCCGGGTTTGTCGAACCGGGGGAGTCGCTCGAGGCCGCGGTCGTGCGGGAAGTCTTTGAAGAGTCGGGTTTGCGCGTCGTCGACCCGCAGTACGTCGGCTCGCAGCCGTGGCCGTTCCCCGCGTCTCTGATGCTGGGATTCCGCGCGAGCCTCGACCCCGCGCAGTCGGCGACGCTGCGCCCCGATGGCACCGAAATTCTCGACCTGCGCTGGTTCAGCCGCGACGAACTTGCCGCGAGCCTGCCCGACATCGTGCTGCCGAGCCGCACCTCGATCGCCCGCGCGATCATTGAGGACTGGTTCGGCGGGCCGCTCGACGCATGA
- a CDS encoding sigma-70 family RNA polymerase sigma factor — protein MANDTFDLDVTAEHPIDDEAFAAIDRDRLVTEIAALPSDLRAGMTGILVDGRTYSDVSQELGIRQPELVRIIQRGKAIILRRTAQAG, from the coding sequence ATGGCCAACGACACCTTCGATCTCGACGTCACCGCCGAGCATCCGATCGACGATGAGGCGTTCGCGGCGATCGACCGCGACCGTCTGGTCACCGAGATCGCCGCGCTGCCGAGCGATTTGCGTGCGGGCATGACGGGCATCCTCGTCGACGGGCGCACCTACTCCGACGTGTCGCAGGAGCTCGGCATCCGCCAGCCTGAGCTCGTGCGCATCATCCAGCGGGGCAAGGCGATCATCCTGCGCCGCACCGCGCAGGCCGGCTAG